The Poriferisphaera corsica DNA segment CCACGACCAAAGAACAACACTGCCCAACTTGCATCATGCATCCCAATTAAAATAGGGCTCCCACAGATAACATCACTGCGTTATCTGTGGGAGCCTCATCCGTATATGCTCGACAATTAATCCACCACACCCAATCTCCCTTTTCCGTCTAACTATCTAATAGATATTCCATTTGTTACCCTCTGTTGCACTCCCCGAATGATGCCACCCCAACGCGTCTTCAGCCCATGGGCTACTCCCCCAACTGTTCGGTCCCTTTCTTGCCCATGTCGTCTCACACTGCACTGTCCCCGCATGACCATCAACATATGCTACATTCACAACCGTCGATGTATGTCTTGCATGTGGCCCACCATTATTTACACTCGTCCCAGCAGGATACATCGTTCCCCAGCCATTAAAGTAATCCTCATTCTCATAACGTTCACGCCAGGCATCCGCAAACAACAACGTATCCGCCGGATTACGAATTTCAACCTGTCGTCTCGTCGTACGCAAACGATCAGCATCATTACTGTAATGGCTCCCACCCGTAACCTTTCCTGTCTTCAACTCACCCCAAAAACGTGTCCCTAACCATGTATTATTAAAACCATAATGAGTTCGCTTCCAACGATAATCATTTAATGCATCCATCGGCGCATTAATAATCGAATCGTGTGCATCCAAGCCCTGATCAAAACTTGGACAGATCAACATATCCCGTGTGCCA contains these protein-coding regions:
- a CDS encoding type II secretion system protein, yielding MRIATNRITAFTLIELLVVISIIALLIGILLPALGAARNTARDVMCLSNLRQMNISHAAYSADNDSFIIIMSNHQLVQPESHAWLWGTISDKAGYWPALLCKNYGGTRDMLICPSFDQGLDAHDSIINAPMDALNDYRWKRTHYGFNNTWLGTRFWGELKTGKVTGGSHYSNDADRLRTTRRQVEIRNPADTLLFADAWRERYENEDYFNGWGTMYPAGTSVNNGGPHARHTSTVVNVAYVDGHAGTVQCETTWARKGPNSWGSSPWAEDALGWHHSGSATEGNKWNIY